A window of Juglans regia cultivar Chandler chromosome 7, Walnut 2.0, whole genome shotgun sequence contains these coding sequences:
- the LOC109020902 gene encoding uncharacterized protein LOC109020902 yields MELPELSLAPTQFVVHKTSSAYSSSSESDSNPSRKRKFFSDYPLKTAEKVVHTSVDLQLKDPLPLDWEQCLDLESGRMYYLNRKTFRKSWSWPKDQKLDLELNIATHDQYSNCSEQYCSSDSSHKVLIDDSKKKYMTSINSNNMMALPCLNCHLLVILSKSVPSCPNCKYVHSLPFQQSPPPPRVPAVRSLNTLSLLN; encoded by the exons ATGGAGCTTCCGGAGCTGTCTTTGGCTCCAACACAGTTTGTTGTCCACAAAACTAGCAGTGCCTATAGTTCATCTTCAGAATCTGATAGCAACCCTTCTCGGAAGAGGAAGTTTTTCAGTGATTATCCGCTGAAGACTGCTGAAAAAGTAGTCCACACAAGTGTTGATCTTCAACTCAAAGACCCTCTGCCATTGGATTGGGAGCAATGCCTTGATCTtgaa TCAGGAAGGATGTATTATCTAAACAGAAAGACCTTTAGGAAGAGTTGGAGCTGGCCCAAGGATCAAAAGCTTGACCTTGAACTCAACATCGCAACACATGATCAGTACTCCAATTGCTCCGAGCAGTACTGCAGCAGCGACAGCTCTCATAAAGTACTTATTGACGACTCCAAGAAGAAATACATGACCTCAATTAACAGCAACAACATGATGGCTTTGCCCTGCTTGAATTGCCATCTCCTTGTCATTCTCTCCAAATCTGTTCCCTCTTGTCCCAACTGCAAGTATGTCCATTCGCTCCCGTTCCAGCAGAGCCCACCACCACCCCGAGTCCCTGCGGTCAGGTCCCTCAACACCTTAAGCCTCTTAAACTGA